The genomic window AGAACGCGCGCGGCGTCGACAGACACACCACCTCGTCCGCCTCCGTGCGCAGCCACGCCACCGCGTCCGGCGGCGCCACCGGCACGGCCAGCACCACCCGGGCCGCGCCCTGGGCCCGTACGACCTCGCAGGCCGCGGCGGCGGTGGCGCCGGTGGCGACCCCGTCGTCCACGACGATCACGGTCCGCCCGGCGATGCCGACCCGCTCCCGGCCGGCCCTGAACCGCTCGGCCTGGCGCGCGAGTTCGGCATGCTCGGCCTGTTCCACGGACTCGACGTCCTTGCGGGAGACATGCCCGCGGCGCACGATGTCGTCGCTGATGATCCGTACCCCGCCCTCGCCGATCGCCCCGAAGCCGAGCTCGCGGTGGTACGGCACGCCCAGTTTCCGCACGACGATCACGTCCAGCGGGGCGCCGAGCGCCCGCGCCACCTGGAACGCCACCGGGACACCGCCCCGCGGCAGCCCCAGCACGACGGGATCGGCCGCCCGCAACGGGCCCAGCGCCTCGGCGAGGCGCTGTCCCGCGTCCACACGGTCGTTGAACAGCACAACGGCTCACCCCCTACAGGGGCTCTCCTTCGAACCAACCCCATGCCGCGCGGCTGCGCAACTCGGGCTCCCCGGCCCCGGCGGCGGGCTTGAGTCTCCAGCCGGTGGAAGGTCCAGACTCGCCGTATGAACGCCGACGACAGCAGTCGGCAGCCGCCCGAGCCGCCCGAACCGTCCGAGTCGCCCGAACCGTCCGAGCTGTTCACCATCGGGCAGCTGTCCCTGCGTACCGGGATGCCGGTGCGCACCATCCGCTACTGGTCCGACACCGGCGCCCTGCCGCCGGCCGGTCGCAGCAGCGGCGGCTACCGGCTCTACGACGCCGCATCCGCCGCCCGCCTCGAACTCGTCCGCACGCTGCGCGAGCTCGGGCTGGGTCTGGACGACGTGCGGCGGGTGCTGGAGCGGGAGACCACCGTCGCGGATGTCGCCGTCGACCACATCAAGGCGCTGGACGCGCAGATCAAGGGCCTTCGGCTGCGGCGTGCGGTGCTCGCCGCCGTCGCCGCGGGACGGAGGCCGCCGACCGAGGAGATGACACTGTTGAACAAGCTCGCCCGGCTCACCGCCGGAGAACGCCGCCGCATCATCGACGACTTCCTGGACGAGGTCTTCGGCGGCCTCGACCTCGATCCCCGGCTGCGGGACCGGATGACCGACATCCGCGTGGAACTTCCCGACGACCCCACGGCCGCGCAGGTCGACGCGTGGGTCGAACTCGCCGAGCTCGTCGCCGACCCGGAGTTCCGGCGGCGGCTGCGCTCCGTCGCGCAGTCCGGCGCCGCGGGGCGCGCCGAGGAGGGGCCCGGCCGGGAGCCGGGGGCGTACCTCTTCTTCGTCAGGAAGGTCGTCGGCATGGTGGGCGAGGCCCGCGCGGCCGGGATCGCCCCGGACGCGCCGGAGGCCGCCGGCGTGCTGGACCGGCTGCTCGGGCCCGCCGACCGCGTCCGCAGGGCCGAGGTGCTTGCCCGCATCGAGGACGCGGGCAACGCGCGGATGGAGCGGTACCGGCAGTTGGTCGCCGCCGTGAACGGGGAGCCGGTGCGGCCCTCGCACGCCGAGGAGTTCGCCTGGCTCGCGGCGGCGCTGCGCGCTCACTCCTGAGCGCAGAGCACCACGAGACGCTGCACGAGGTTGTTGCCGAAGCCGCCCCGGTTCCACGGCTGCTCCAGGGGCTGGGTGCGGCCGTCGGCATCGGTGGCGCGGACCGCGAGCACATGGCTGCCCGGGGTGGCCGTCCACGCGGTGTGCCAGTGGCGCCACGCCCAGGGGTGGCCCTCGGCCGGGTCGAGCGCGGCGTCGTGCCATGTACCGCCGTCGTCGGCGCTGACCTCGACCCGTACGACCGGGGCGTGCCCGGACCAGGCCCGGCCCTCCAGACCCACCCGGCCGGGGCGCACGGCGCGGGCGCGGGACAT from Streptomyces sp. FIT100 includes these protein-coding regions:
- a CDS encoding MerR family transcriptional regulator, whose amino-acid sequence is MNADDSSRQPPEPPEPSESPEPSELFTIGQLSLRTGMPVRTIRYWSDTGALPPAGRSSGGYRLYDAASAARLELVRTLRELGLGLDDVRRVLERETTVADVAVDHIKALDAQIKGLRLRRAVLAAVAAGRRPPTEEMTLLNKLARLTAGERRRIIDDFLDEVFGGLDLDPRLRDRMTDIRVELPDDPTAAQVDAWVELAELVADPEFRRRLRSVAQSGAAGRAEEGPGREPGAYLFFVRKVVGMVGEARAAGIAPDAPEAAGVLDRLLGPADRVRRAEVLARIEDAGNARMERYRQLVAAVNGEPVRPSHAEEFAWLAAALRAHS